A window of the Penaeus monodon isolate SGIC_2016 chromosome 11, NSTDA_Pmon_1, whole genome shotgun sequence genome harbors these coding sequences:
- the LOC119578945 gene encoding uncharacterized protein LOC119578945 — MLTQLELLSATGGLSVEDENMSVSPLDDLAEYAMKHTDFEYFETGLSNDSYYGISQKHESFPASTAPTTVLTATVYDPASYDNAIVLYDHYMEPLEAEKKTFVDDMKSHDFEKTLCDEDGQPILNELGFEDDASSNDCFSGSAYSISTEDSQAISFDFGSTPDSLNQDVNITEAKQLSTEKSWDEGNTKGKIGPLQRRALDDIFSVTDKPSRGLVLHIASELGLHHLTVKNFFSNARRRLRRAAARLSDPERTKRENERRKEKRRLAALASATMASVEGRGSVSLTNTSKAPTPRTPPADSPPPKETVVSPERRALMEKLADKVQRSVAQRTLAADLELLRGASCHGHTKQSQKIFSVHPPQEILIPPSSDILSHASPDILAESARELLGPSDDFLPQPSHALDTDPSSASALLHCQNEHWSLF; from the exons atgttAACCCAGTTGGAACTCCTCAGTGCGACAGGAGGTCTGTCAGTAGAAGATGAAAATATGTCAGTCTCGCCTTTGGATGATCTTGCAGAGTATGCTATGAAACATACGGATTTTGAATACTTCGAAACGGGGCTATCAAATGACTCGTACTATGGCATATCTCAGAAACATGAGTCCTTCCCAGCCTCTACCGCCCCAACTACTGTCCTCACGGCGACCGTATATGATCCCGCTAGCTATGACAATGCGATTGTACTATATGACCATTATATGGAGCCTCttgaagcagaaaagaaaacatttgtTGATGATATGAAATCACATGACTTTGAAAAGACCCTGTGTGACGAAGACGGTCAACCTATTTTAAATGAACTTGGGTTTGAAGACGATGCATCAAGCAATGATTGCTTCTCAGGGAGTGCTTACAGCATTAGCACTGAAGATTCTCAAGCCATTTCCTTTGATTTTGGAAGTACACCAGACTCTCTCAACCAAGATGTTAATATAACAGAGGCAAAGCAACTGTCCACAGAGAAAAGTTGGGATGAAG GGAACACAAAAGGCAAGATTGGCCCTCTGCAGAGACGAGCGCTAGATGACATCTTCAGCGTAACAGACAAGCCATCCAGAGGTCTCGTACTTCATATTGCTTCAGAATTAGGACTACATCATCTcacagtaaaaaattttttttccaatgctaGAAGACGCTTGCGGCGTGCAGCAGCCAGACTGAGCGACCCAGAACGCACCAAACGTGAAAATGAACGCAGAAAAGAAAAACGTCGTTTAGCTGCACTTGCTTCGGCTACCATGGCTAGTGTAGAAGGCAGGGGATCAGTCTCCCTTACCAATACATCTAAGGCGCCGACGCCCCGGACACCTCCAGCTGATTCACCGCCCCCGAAAGAAACTGTAGTGTCACCTGAACGTCGAGCTTTGATGGAGAAACTGGCAGATAAGGTCCAGAGGAGTGTAGCCCAGAGAACTTTGGCCGCCGACTTGGAACTTCTTCGTGGTGCTTCTTGTCACGGCCACACAAAGCAGTCGCAGAAAATATTTTCAGTTCATCCTCCACAGGAGATTTTGATTCCGCCTTCGAGTGACATACTTTCCCACGCCTCACCAGACATTTTGGCAGAGTCAGCACGTGAACTACTTGGGCCATCCGATGACTTTTTGCCACAACCTTCCCACGCTCTTGACACTGACCCCTCTTCAGCCTCAGCTCTCTTACATTGCCAGAATGAACACTGGAGTTTGTTCTGA